ACACCGGATTGTCTGTTAGCCATTTAGACTAATTGCACTAAGAACAGCAATTTCTTGCACTCAGGGCGGTTGTCGCTGACAGACATGAGCTTTAATAGGCTTTTTCCGCTTTCGGTAAACAGCTTCAGAGCTTCTTTGCCAGATGCTTTGAAGCTTCAATATGTAGTAGCTAATTAGAGTAGTGATTTTAATTGTGAGTCGCTAACATAGATTTGATATTGGGAAAACAGCAATGATAAATTTTGGGCTGAACTCAGCCAGTGTTTTGGCTCAGGTAAATTTTGGGGCGAACTCAGCCAGTATTCTAGGAATTTTCTTGGCTGTGGCTGGGGCAGCACTGTATTTCCTCCGCACTGTGCGTCCTGAATTGTCAAGAGATCAAGATATCTTTTTTGCCGCAGTGGGCTTACTCTGTGGCTTCATTCTCGTCTTTCAAGGATGGCGACTAGACCCGATTTTACAATTTGGTCAACTGCTTTTAGTTGGCACAACTGTATTTTTTGCAGTTGAAAGTATTCGCTTGCGGAGTATAGCTACCCAACAAGCCAAGCGCAATACTCCTATTGTGGACGATGAACGAGAGATCAGCAAAAACTATTCGTACAGTAATAGGAAGAAGTATCAGGCTGAGATGGATATAGACTTAGATCCACTGCCCTATGAAGAAGAAGAGGAACGCCCAGTACGTCCCAGAATTCGGGGTAGCAGGGATGAAATTTCATCTCGTGATGACTACTATGAGGAACAACCCCCCCGCCGTACAGAACGCCGCAGCAGTAGTGAAAGGCAGAACCCGACTGATAGGTCACGTAGGCGTAGCCCTGGGCGTCCGGTGAACCGCACTCCTGAAAGACTGGAAGACGAAAATTGGGGTTCTTCTGCTAGAGAAGTTGATGATTGGGATAGTTCTGGTGAGGAAGTCAGAAAACCCTCTCGTCGTAGTAATAACAGCCCCCAGCGACCAGAAAGCCGTGAAGATGATGTCGCTCCCAGACCAAGAAGGCGTCGTCCACCTGCTGACTCAGCTCCTCGAAGAGAGCGTGAAGATGATGAGGCAATACCAACCGAATATGTACCGTATAACCCAATTGAAAAGCCAAATGACGAACGCGATAACTCGACTGATTTTGATGAAGTTTAAAACAGTCAGGTTAAAGGTAGGCTTAGAGGCAACGGAAAACATTTGAGGTGAAAAAATTTACGCTTACATTTTGGCTCCAAAGACCAATTCATTGGAGCCTGATTTTTAGCTTGACAGGTTTTCTGGTATCTTGTGGTTCCAACGATATCCCCATAGGGCCTACTTCCCTCAACAGTCGCTACACTGAGGAGCAACCTGCTCTGAGTGGAAATGGCCGCTTTGTAGCATTTGTATCTAACCGCAATGGGAATCACCAATTACTGGTATACGACTTGGACGAGCAGCGGTTGATTCGCATCCCAGGTTTAAACCGACCGGAGACAATTGCTGAAAGTCCTAGCTTGAGCTATACCGGGCGTTACATTGCTTATCTTACTAGCGACCAGGGTAGACCAGTGGTAGCGCTTTATGATCGCGCTACGCAACAGTCGCAAATCCTCACCCCAGTCTATCGCGGCTGGGTGAGAAAACCGAATATCAGTCCAGATGGACGTTATGTTGTCTTTGAAACCGCAAGTCGTGGTCAGTGGGATATTGAAGTGCTAGACCGCGGCCCCAATATAGAGTTAGATATTCCCAATGGTGCAACTGTGGGTTCACCGCCGTAGAGGAGGCAGAGGGGCAGGGGGCAGGGAAGGCAGAGGGACAAAGAGAAGAAATACTAATTCTTGACTTTTGGCTTTTGACTCTTGACTCTTGATTCCTAACTTCTAAATAAATATTATGAAAGGCGTTATTTTTATACCTGTATTTATCTGCTCAAGCTTGTTGACTGGGTGTTTTGGTTATCCCCGTCTTTTAAATTATCCCTTTGATCCGGGGGGTCAAAGTCTCAACAGTCTCGCTTCAGAATTAGACCCTGAAATATCTGGAAGATACATTGTTTTTACTACTGACCGCCGAGGCAGCCAAGATGTTTATATGTTTGATACGGTAAGTCGTAATTTGGTTGATTTACCGGGTTTAAACTCCTTTGATACCATTGCAACTCATCCTAGTGTTTCGGAGAACGGTCGTTATATTGCTTTTGCGGGGAGTCGCCAGGGGCGATCAGCTATTTTTCTTTACGATCGCGAAACACGCCAAGTGCGGAATTTGACTACTAACCTGCAAGCAGAAGTTCGCAACCCTGCAATTAGCGCTGATGGTAATAGGATTGCCTTTGAGTCCAGTAACAATGGGCAGTGGGATATTTTAGTCTATAACCGTTCTGGGGAGCCTTTGAATATACCGCAAGACCCGCGGTGAAGTTGGGGGCTGGGGACTGGGGACTGGGGACTGGGGACTAGGGACTAGGGACTAGGAAATAATTGTTTTAACTGCCAATACTTTAGTACTCAATAGGCAATACCCAATCCCCAGTACCCATCAATCACTAATCCCTAGTCCCCAGTTCCTCTTGTTGCACAGATTCAATGAGCGATCGCACTTCTTGAGTTCCTTCGGAAGGTTGAAATGAGAGAGGAAATTTACCCCGAAGGATCATCCGCAGACCAAGGGGTGCAAGAGAAAGTAATCCTTTAAGGTCGCGAAAGTAGTTACCAACAACTTGTAAGCCAAACTGACGTTCGTCAATCCAACCACCTTCTTTAACCAAATCTACTAATACTCTACGGTGACGAATTGAGCGAGTGTCAGCAACTTCTTTATTTGCAAGAATTTCTTGTTTAATTTTAGTAATTTGCTCTAGCGGTGCGACTTCCATTGGACAAACGGAGTCGCAGTATAAACAACGGGTACAGCCCCATACTCCTTTAGTACCTTCGTTATAGTTTGCCAAGCGATTTTCAGTATCGCGATCGCGGGAGTCTGCCACCATGCGATAAGCTTTAGCGAGGGCGTGGGGGCCAACGAAATCTGGATTGACTTCGCGGGCATTGCACTCTGAGTAGCAAGCACCGCACATAATACAGTTGCCAGTTTGATCGAGACGCGATCGTTCTTCTGGTGTTTGCAAAAACTCTCTTTCTGGTACTTGTCGCGCTGCTGTACTCACATAAGGAGCAACTGCCTCAAGATTATTCCAGAAACTGTTCATATCTACAACTAAATCTTTAATCACGGGCATATTCCCTAAAGGAGCCACTGTGATTTCTGGAATGGCATTTACTTTACTCTGTAATGATGTTATTTGTTGTAATCTAGCAAGTTCAGCACCTATATTTTCTTTACAAGCTAAAGCTGAACGCCCATTAATTCGCATGGCACAGCTACCACAAATAGTATTGCGGCAATTTTTGCGAAATGCTAACGTTCCATCTTGCTCCCACTTAATTTGATTGAGACAGTCCAGGATTGTATTACTAGGTTCTGCCTCTAAAAGATAAGTTTGCACAACAGGAGACGAATTTTGTTGCTGCCGAATGACTTTAAAAAGAACTTCCATTACTACCAACCAAAATCTTAAAATTTTGTCGCCTGCCCCATAAATCATCAGTAAAGGCAGGTGGCTGCGAAAAGCAAGCTATACTCTTGTTGCCCTTGATTCAAAGCCAAGGGTTTATCAGCTGATGATTAAACAGCTACTGATTCTAGTTTAAGGATAACCATTAAAATTAGGACTCATGTAATAACTTTCTAAAACTCTTATTTATTTGTATTGAAAATTTCTGAGCAGGAGAAACCGACCCTCAGACTTATCACTGTATCCTTTCACTTAAAAATTTTTGTGAGCGAATGCGAAGGTGTGCGCTTTGCGCTTAGTTTATCTTTTCGCTTACCATGTCCGAAAGACATAGGAACTAGCGACTAAATCTCACGCGTAACTTTCTTCTACCTCCTTTAGAGTTCATTTTTTCATAAATTTGCATAACTTATGAAAATTTCAGTTGTAGAAGCACTCTATACGAGATTTATCTCAAGCTTTATGCCCAAGAGTAAAAAAGTAGCAGTTGCTTCATATTTAATTTACTTATTTGGCAGTATCGGGAAGAGGTGTTTTACCCAAAGGTGGGCTTGCCCTGATCTCCTCCATAGTAAAAATATCTATATTAAATAGATGTTAGGTTATTAAATGCATCTGAGTTGATCAATTTGATGTCAACTGGAGTCAGAGCCACTAGCTGGTAAAATACCTCAAGCAGTAGCGAAGCCAGAAATTTTTGGTTATATAGAAATGTTAAAGCTGACGTTCAAAATCTGGTGATGGCAATAAAGCACGCTTACGAAGTTGCGAAGTTTATTCTTCCCATAGACAGAAGTGCAAAATATTCTGACTGCTTTTTGCTTCACAGTAATAAACAGGAGGTAAATCCTCGCCGCTTTATTAAAAAGTTTTGATGCTGTTAAACCTGGATACGTCAGACTTTTCGCTTTTTGTCTGCTCTAAATCAAGAAAATCTTGGTTTTAACTCATTGGACAAAACTGTGAGTCTAAATTAGATAAATTTTTATAAAACCCATACAGCAATACTCAATAGGCAATAAAGCGGGAGAAAAATCCTCACCAGTTTTTCCTTCCTCAAGTCCAGAGATTTAGATAAAAGTTTCTCGGCAAGTTTAATTCAAAATTCAACAACTATTTTGCTATTATTAGTCCATGCTAGTATTTAATATAAAATTACGAAGTAAGAAAACCAGAATCAAGAGCCGCATAAGCGTGGCTACTTCTGCTTTGTTTCTTTGTAATAATGTAGAGACAAGAAAATTCATGTCTCTA
This region of Nostoc sp. UHCC 0302 genomic DNA includes:
- a CDS encoding succinate dehydrogenase/fumarate reductase iron-sulfur subunit, which produces MEVLFKVIRQQQNSSPVVQTYLLEAEPSNTILDCLNQIKWEQDGTLAFRKNCRNTICGSCAMRINGRSALACKENIGAELARLQQITSLQSKVNAIPEITVAPLGNMPVIKDLVVDMNSFWNNLEAVAPYVSTAARQVPEREFLQTPEERSRLDQTGNCIMCGACYSECNAREVNPDFVGPHALAKAYRMVADSRDRDTENRLANYNEGTKGVWGCTRCLYCDSVCPMEVAPLEQITKIKQEILANKEVADTRSIRHRRVLVDLVKEGGWIDERQFGLQVVGNYFRDLKGLLSLAPLGLRMILRGKFPLSFQPSEGTQEVRSLIESVQQEELGTRD
- a CDS encoding Tol biopolymer transporter periplasmic protein → MKGVIFIPVFICSSLLTGCFGYPRLLNYPFDPGGQSLNSLASELDPEISGRYIVFTTDRRGSQDVYMFDTVSRNLVDLPGLNSFDTIATHPSVSENGRYIAFAGSRQGRSAIFLYDRETRQVRNLTTNLQAEVRNPAISADGNRIAFESSNNGQWDILVYNRSGEPLNIPQDPR
- a CDS encoding Ycf66 family protein, producing the protein MINFGLNSASVLAQVNFGANSASILGIFLAVAGAALYFLRTVRPELSRDQDIFFAAVGLLCGFILVFQGWRLDPILQFGQLLLVGTTVFFAVESIRLRSIATQQAKRNTPIVDDEREISKNYSYSNRKKYQAEMDIDLDPLPYEEEEERPVRPRIRGSRDEISSRDDYYEEQPPRRTERRSSSERQNPTDRSRRRSPGRPVNRTPERLEDENWGSSAREVDDWDSSGEEVRKPSRRSNNSPQRPESREDDVAPRPRRRRPPADSAPRREREDDEAIPTEYVPYNPIEKPNDERDNSTDFDEV